One region of Camelina sativa cultivar DH55 chromosome 6, Cs, whole genome shotgun sequence genomic DNA includes:
- the LOC104793499 gene encoding protein BRI1-5 ENHANCED 1-like, with protein sequence MGRDEEEDENGGGREGTKLVADETVPSLLLDGTGLVCVTGGTGFVASWLIMRLLQRGYSVRATVRTNPEGNKKDTSYLTELPFASERLQIFTADLNEPESFKPAIEGCKAVFHVAHPMDPSSNETEETVTKRTVQGLMGILKSCLDSKTVKRFFYTSSAVTVFYSGGNGDGGGEVDESVWSDAEVFRNQKEKRVSSSYVVSKLAAETAALEFGNKNGLDVVTLVIPLVVGPFISPSLPSSVFISLAMLFGNYKEKYLFDTYNMVHIDDVARAMIYLLEKPIAKGRYICSSVDMKIDEVYEFLSTKYPQFQLPFIDLKNYKVEKRMSLSTKKLRSAGFEFKYGAEEIFSGAIRSCEARGFL encoded by the exons atggggagagatgaagaagaagatgaaaacggAGGAGGACGAGAGGGAACAAAGCTCGTGGCAGATGAAACGGTCCCGTCCTTGTTGTTGGACGGGACAGGGTTGGTTTGTGTTACGGGAGGTACTGGTTTCGTTGCTTCTTGGCTCATCATGCGTCTCCTCCAACGTGGCTACTCCGTTCGAGCCACTGTTCGAACCAATCCAG AAGGGAATAAGAAAGATACAAGCTACCTAACCGAACTACCATTTGCATCGGAGAGGCTTCAAATTTTCACCGCTGACCTCAACGAACCGGAGAGCTTTAAACCGGCGATCGAAGGATGCAAAGCCGTATTCCACGTGGCTCATCCTATGGACCCGAGCAGCAACGAAACCGAAGAGACCGTTACGAAACGCACCGTTCAAGGTCTCATGGGGATACTCAAGTCGTGTTTGGACTCTAAAACCGTGAAACGGTTCTTCTACACGTCAAGCGCCGTAACCGTTTTCTACAGCGGTGGGAACGgcgatggaggaggagaagtggACGAGAGCGTTTGGAGCGACGCGGAGGTGTTTAGGAatcagaaagagaagagagtgagcAGCTCTTACGTTGTGTCGAAATTGGCGGCGGAGACGGCGGCGCTTGAGTTCGGCAATAAGAATGGATTGGATGTTGTGACTCTCGTTATCCCTCTTGTCGTCGGACCTTTTATATCTCCGTCGTTGCCTTCCTCCGTCTTCATCTCTCTCGCCATGCTCTTTG GAAATTACAAGGAGAAGTATCTGTTCGATACTTACAATATGGTGCATATAGATGATGTGGCAAGAGCGATGATATATTTATTAGAAAAGCCAATCGCGAAAGGGAGATATATATGTTCGTCGGTGGATATGAAGATAGATGAGGTGTATGAGTTCTTGTCTACGAAATATCCTCAGTTTCAGTTACCTTTCATTGA TTTGAAGAATTACAAAGTAGAGAAGAGGATGAGTCTCTCGACGAAGAAGCTGAGAAGTGCAGGGTTCGAGTTCAAGTATGGAGCCGAGGAAATATTCAGTGGAGCTATAAGGAGCTGCGAAGCCAGAGGCTTTCTTTAA